DNA from Podospora pseudopauciseta strain CBS 411.78 chromosome 5 map unlocalized CBS411.78m_5, whole genome shotgun sequence:
GTCATCCTCCCGGCCAAAGAGGTCACAATCTTTGCCCCCACCAACGCTGCCTTTCAAAAACTGGCGAGCACGCTCCCTGCCCTGTCGAAAGACGAGCTTAAATCTGTGCTCCGGTATCACATCGTTCCCGGGCAGGTGTCTCAGATATGGGAACTGCGGAACGAGTCTAGTCTTGTTACTGCGGAGGATAAGCACTCGATTCGTGTACTGAGGCACAGCAATTTTATATTTGTTGATGCTGCGCAAGTTTTGCAGGCTGATATTCTTGTTGCAAATGGGGCGGTACATTTGGTGGATAATGTGTTGAATCCGAAGGGGGGGAATAATGGGACCAAGGGGCCGGATGTAGAGGCTGTGGTGCAGAGTCCGGCTTTCAGGGTGGTGGGTACGGAGACGGTGACGGGGACAGGGGCGCCGACGCCGTGGACGGAGTTCTTGCCTTGTACGGTTTCTTGTCCTTTGACAGAGACGGTTACGAGGACCGACCCGACGGTTAGTGTGACGAGGAGTGTTGTTGTTAAtcagggaggggtggggCCTACTTCTACgaatggggggttgggggcgaGGTGTacggggttggttggggtgggtatgggggttgtggttggggttgggggtttggttgcTCTGTAGGTGGAGAGACAAGGGCGAATCTTGATACCTGGTTGCAGTGTAACATCTAGTATTGGAAAGGAAGTAGTAATACAAGAAGATTGTCTAACTAGACTCGGGCGTTGTTGCTCGCAGCGTCCATAGCATTGATCGCCTGTTGAATTCGGGATAACGATGCACTGGGGATGGTCCGCCCTGCACCGCCATCCCCCGAATCCGTCTCCTGCTCCAGACCCTTCTCTCCCGCCAGCGCTTCAAGTCTTTCCCGCCAAAACTCCCACCGCTGCAGACTGCGCGGGTAGACACCCTCGCACAGCGGGCCGGGTTTGATTGCCGACTTTGTTTTCTCCTCCAAGTCTACCCCACAAGTCATCTCGCTGTACACAAGTTCGGCGCATTGGGTCAGCCACTGAGTTGCTATCCAAAGTCTGCACTCGAATATAGTTGGGTCCTCCGGCGGGGGAAATTCCAGCGCCGAGCGTATCTCCAAGTAGGGAAAAATAATCCAGTTCATGTACTCTTCATTCAGGAGCTGTGACGCAAATGAGTTCCAGCGTTTCCAGGCGTCTATGTCCTCCGAGGTGTAGTCGTCCAACTCGGTAGCGTCAAACCACTTATCGAAGACATACATGCTCAGATCG
Protein-coding regions in this window:
- a CDS encoding uncharacterized protein (EggNog:ENOG503P0QV; COG:M; COG:W) — protein: MVLGLSSFRPASRLSTALLAIISVLGSVSGVRAADLDSALAGQTNLTTFRELVKDHPDIFVNLPSGVTIAAPNDDAFDKLGNYDEWRENKTHVEAILKYHVMTSIVSMPSIIKGDSIWAPTLLTDPKFSPMKGGQRIILTKQPGGEVVLTSGFANRGTVVVEDVEWAKGLIQVTDSVMRVPEGLESTARNAYHDMTSFLGALFATGLYDEVILPAKEVTIFAPTNAAFQKLASTLPALSKDELKSVLRYHIVPGQVSQIWELRNESSLVTAEDKHSIRVLRHSNFIFVDAAQVLQADILVANGAVHLVDNVLNPKGGNNGTKGPDVEAVVQSPAFRVVGTETVTGTGAPTPWTEFLPCTVSCPLTETVTRTDPTVSVTRSVVVNQGGVGPTSTNGGLGARCTGLVGVGMGVVVGVGGLVAL
- a CDS encoding uncharacterized protein (COG:S; EggNog:ENOG503P6U9) encodes the protein MPNIDLQVLKEPSMPQGEADVLDTLAKALNSSDDSAVVAANLEDELRQLIALSKSTKAADTLLWNLWVMLLEVVRIVPIEHPWHAALAAGMNNLRSRGGLVVELEGCTLNWADLPDLSMYVFDKWFDATELDDYTSEDIDAWKRWNSFASQLLNEEYMNWIIFPYLEIRSALEFPPPEDPTIFECRLWIATQWLTQCAELVYSEMTCGVDLEEKTKSAIKPGPLCEGVYPRSLQRWEFWRERLEALAGEKGLEQETDSGDGGAGRTIPSASLSRIQQAINAMDAASNNARV